The following proteins are encoded in a genomic region of Cygnus olor isolate bCygOlo1 chromosome 11, bCygOlo1.pri.v2, whole genome shotgun sequence:
- the CLN6 gene encoding ceroid-lipofuscinosis neuronal protein 6 isoform X1 codes for MLQRSRVSHVFGGSPASCRLSPSLSREPRLLRASTASPQEPQLSGAVLAHPGHRGLCGAPPPCPTLDLQTSARTAQVLGGDADLEPPPCLLRDLLPDPRHGAVKTEDNFKSSQFHLDLWFYFTLQNWVLDFGRPIAMIILPLEWFPLNKPSAGDYFHMAYNVITPFLLLKLIERSPKTLPRSMVYVSIIMFVMGASIHLVGDSVNHRLIFSGYQHHLSVRENPIIKNLKPETLIDSFELLYYYDEYLGHSMWYIPFFLILFIYFTGCFTPVEDESRMPVAALLLMGPSSLYYWYLVTEGQIFILYIFTFFAMMALVMHQKRKGLVLDSNGLFLFYSFIITLVLIAVWVIWLWNDKILRKKYPGVIYIPEPWAFYTLHMNNLHAGKESL; via the exons ATGCTGCAGCGGTCCAGGGTATCCCACGTGTTTGGGGGGTCCCCAGCCTCGTgcaggctcagccccagcttGTCGAGGGAACCCCGACTTCTCAGGGCTTCGACAGCTTCTCCCCAGGAACCCCAGCTCTCAGGGGCTGTCCTGGCTCACCCAGGACATCGAGGCTTGTGCGGGGCACCACCACCCTGCCCAACCCTTG ATCTCCAAACATCTGCCAGGACAGCGCAGGTTTTGGGTGGGGACGCAGACCTGgagcctcctccctgcctcctcagGGACCTGTTGCCTGACCCCAG GCATGGAGCTGTCAAGACCGAGGACAACTTCAAGAGCTCCCAGTTTCACCTCGATCTCTGGTTCTACTTCACGCTGCAGAACTGGGTGCTGGACTTCGGCCGTCCCATTGCTATG aTAATCCTGCCTTTGGAGTGGTTTCCTCTAAACAAACCGAGTGCTGGAGATTATTTTCACATGGCTTACAACGTTATCACACCATTTCTTCTGCTAAAG CTCATCGAACGCTCCCCTAAGACCTTGCCACGCTCCATGGTGTACGTCAGCATCATCATGTTCGTCATGGGAGCAAGCATCCACCTGGTTGGGGACTCCGTAAACCATCGCCTGATTTTCAGCGGCTACCAGCACCATCTGTCTGTAAGGGAGAACCCAATCATCAAGAACCTGAAGCCAGAGACACTG ATTGATTCCTTTGAGCTGCTGTACTACTACGACGAATATTTAGGTCACTCGATGTG GTACATCCCTTTCTTTCTGATACTGTTCATATATTTCACCGGCTGCTTCACTCCTGTTGAAGATGAGAGCAGGATGCCAGTGGCTGCCTTGCTTCTGATGGGGCCGAGCAGCCTTTATTACTG GTATCTCGTGACAGAGGGGCAGATCTTCATCCTCtacattttcactttctttgccATGATGGCTTTGGTGATGCACCAGAAACGCAAAGGACTCGTCCTGGACAGCAATGGGCTTTTCCTCTTCTACTCGTTCATCATAACGCTGGTCCTCATTGCTGTCTGGGTGATTTGGCTGTGGAACGACAAAATCCTCAGGAAGAAGTACCCTGGCGTGATCTATATCCCCGAGCCATGGGCTTTTTACACCCTGCACATGAACAACCTCCACgcaggaaaggaaagtttataa
- the CLN6 gene encoding ceroid-lipofuscinosis neuronal protein 6 isoform X4: protein MQGSARRRPFPAAAPGSPQPPGPLYPGRHGAVKTEDNFKSSQFHLDLWFYFTLQNWVLDFGRPIAMIILPLEWFPLNKPSAGDYFHMAYNVITPFLLLKLIERSPKTLPRSMVYVSIIMFVMGASIHLVGDSVNHRLIFSGYQHHLSVRENPIIKNLKPETLIDSFELLYYYDEYLGHSMWYIPFFLILFIYFTGCFTPVEDESRMPVAALLLMGPSSLYYWYLVTEGQIFILYIFTFFAMMALVMHQKRKGLVLDSNGLFLFYSFIITLVLIAVWVIWLWNDKILRKKYPGVIYIPEPWAFYTLHMNNLHAGKESL from the exons ATGCAGGGCTCGGCGCGGCGGAGGCCGTTcccggcggcggccccgggctccccgcagcccccagggccGCTCTACCCGGGCAG GCATGGAGCTGTCAAGACCGAGGACAACTTCAAGAGCTCCCAGTTTCACCTCGATCTCTGGTTCTACTTCACGCTGCAGAACTGGGTGCTGGACTTCGGCCGTCCCATTGCTATG aTAATCCTGCCTTTGGAGTGGTTTCCTCTAAACAAACCGAGTGCTGGAGATTATTTTCACATGGCTTACAACGTTATCACACCATTTCTTCTGCTAAAG CTCATCGAACGCTCCCCTAAGACCTTGCCACGCTCCATGGTGTACGTCAGCATCATCATGTTCGTCATGGGAGCAAGCATCCACCTGGTTGGGGACTCCGTAAACCATCGCCTGATTTTCAGCGGCTACCAGCACCATCTGTCTGTAAGGGAGAACCCAATCATCAAGAACCTGAAGCCAGAGACACTG ATTGATTCCTTTGAGCTGCTGTACTACTACGACGAATATTTAGGTCACTCGATGTG GTACATCCCTTTCTTTCTGATACTGTTCATATATTTCACCGGCTGCTTCACTCCTGTTGAAGATGAGAGCAGGATGCCAGTGGCTGCCTTGCTTCTGATGGGGCCGAGCAGCCTTTATTACTG GTATCTCGTGACAGAGGGGCAGATCTTCATCCTCtacattttcactttctttgccATGATGGCTTTGGTGATGCACCAGAAACGCAAAGGACTCGTCCTGGACAGCAATGGGCTTTTCCTCTTCTACTCGTTCATCATAACGCTGGTCCTCATTGCTGTCTGGGTGATTTGGCTGTGGAACGACAAAATCCTCAGGAAGAAGTACCCTGGCGTGATCTATATCCCCGAGCCATGGGCTTTTTACACCCTGCACATGAACAACCTCCACgcaggaaaggaaagtttataa
- the FEM1B gene encoding protein fem-1 homolog B: MEGLAGYVYKAASEGRVLTLAALLLNRSESDIKYLLGYVSQHGGQRSTPLIIAARNGHAKVVRLLLEHYRVQTQQTGTVRFDGFVIDGATALWCAAGAGHFEVVKLLVSHGANVNHTTVTNSTPLRAACFDGRLDIVKYLVENNANISIANKYDNTCLMIAAYKGHTDVVRYLLEQHADPNAKAHCGATALHFAAEAGHLEIVRELVKWKAAMMVNGHGMTPLKVAAESCKADVVELLLAHADCDRRSRIEALELLGASFANDRENYDIMKTYHYLYLAMLERYRDSENIIEKEVLPQIEAYGNRTECRTPQELESIRQDRDALHMEGLIVRERILGSDNIDVSHPIIYRGAVYADNMEFEQCIKLWLHALHLRQKGNRNTHKDLLRFAQVFSQMIHLNEPVKAKDIESVLRCSVLEIEQGMSRIKTTQDADIHTAMDNYECNIFTFLYLVCISTKTQCSEEDQSRINKQIYNLIHLDPRTRDGSSLLHHAVNSSTPVDDFHTNDVCSFPNALVTKLLLDCGADVNAVDNEGNSPLHIIVQYHRPISDFLTLHSIIISLVEAGAHTDMTNKQKKTPLDKSTTGVSEILLKTQMKLSLKCLAARAVRIYNISYQNQIPRTLEEFVKFH; encoded by the exons ATGGAGGGGCTGGCCGGGTACGTGTACAAAGCGGCGAGCGAGGGGCGAGTGCTGACCCTGGCCGCCCTGCTGCTGAACCGTTCCGAGAGCGACATCAAGTACCTGCTGGGCTACGTCAGCCAGCACGGCGGGCAGCGCTCCACGCCCCTCATCATCGCCGCCCGCAACGGCCACGCCAAGGTGGTGCGCCTGCTCCTCGAGCACTACCGCGTGCAGACGCAGCAGACCGGCACGGTGCGCTTCGACGG CTTTGTCATTGATGGAGCGACAGCTCTCTGGTGCGCAGCGGGGGCCGGACACTTCGAGGTGGTCAAGCTGCTGGTGAGCCACGGCGCCAACGTGAACCACACCACGGTGACCAACTCGACTCCCCTGAGGGCCGCGTGTTTCGACGGCAGGCTGGACATCGTCAAGTACCTGGTAGAAAACAACGCCAACATCAGCATCGCCAACAAGTACGACAACACCTGCCTTATGATCGCGGCGTACAAAGGCCACACGGACGTGGTGAGGTACCTCCTCGAGCAGCACGCAGACCCCAACGCCAAAGCCCACTGCGGCGCCACGGCCTTGCACTTCGCGGCCGAGGCCGGCCACCTGGAGATCGTGAGGGAGCTGGTCAAGTGGAAGGCGGCGATGATGGTCAACGGGCACGGCATGACCCCGCTGAAAGTGGCCGCCGAGAGCTGCAAGGCAGACgtggtggagctgctgctggctcacgCTGACTGCGACCGGAGGAGCCGGATCGAGgcgctggagctgctgggcgCCTCGTTCGCGAACGACAGAGAAAACTACGACATCATGAAGACGTACCACTACTTGTATTTGGCGATGCTGGAGAGGTACAGGGACAGCGAGAACATCATCGAGAAAGAAGTTCTTCCGCAAATCGAAGCCTATGGAAACAGGACTGAATGCAGAACTCCTCAGGAATTAGAGTCTATAAGGCAGGACAGAGATGCCCTTCACATGGAAGGCCTCATTGTGCGGGAGAGAATTCTGGGCTCGGACAATATCGATGTGTCTCACCCCATTATTTACCGGGGGGCTGTTTATGCAGACAACATGGAGTTTGAGCAGTGTATCAAGCTGTGGCTCCATGCCTTGCATCTGAGGCAAAAAGGCAACAGGAACACGCATAAGGACCTCCTGAGGTTTGCCCAGGTCTTTTCTCAGATGATACACTTAAACGAGCCCGTTAAAGCCAAGGACATCGAGAGTGTCCTGAGGTGCAGCGTCTTGGAAATAGAGCAGGGCATGTCCCGGATCAAAACCACCCAGGACGCCGACATCCACACAGCCATGGACAACTACGAATGCAACATTTTTACCTTCCTCTACTTAGTCTGCATCTCTACCAAGACCCAGTGCAGCGAGGAGGATCAGTCGCGGATCAACAAGCAGATTTATAACCTGATTCATCTCGATCCCAGGACGCGGGACGGCTCGAGCTTGCTGCATCACGCCGTCAATTCCAGCACGCCCGTGGACGACTTCCACACGAATGACGTCTGCAGCTTTCCGAACGCGCTCGTCACAAAACTCTTGCTGGATTGTGGTGCCGACGTGAACGCTGTGGACAACGAAGGAAACAGTCCGCTCCACATCATCGTCCAGTACCACAGGCCCATCAGCGACTTCTTGACATTGCATTCCATCATCATTAGCCTGGTGGAGGCTGGTGCTCACACAGACATGACgaataagcagaagaaaactccCCTGGATAAAAGTACAACGGGGGTGTCTGAAATACTCCTTAAAACTCAAATGAAGCTGAGTCTCAAGTGCCTGGCTGCCCGAGCAGTACGGATCTATAACATCAGCTACCAAAACCAGATCCCCAGAACTCTGGAAGAATTTGTCAAGTTTCACTAG
- the CALML4 gene encoding calmodulin-like protein 4 isoform X2 produces MAKFLSQDQINEFKECFSLYDKKQKGKIKASDLMAVMRCLGASPTPGEVQRHLHLHEIERNAELDFSTFLNIMYRQTKQEEPEKEILTALSMIDRQKRGVIAVSELRAKLTNLGEKLSEEEVDDLLKEAKIGPNGTIKYEEFAHTICIPTVDY; encoded by the exons ATG GCAAAATTTCTGTCGCAGGATCAAATCAATg AGTTCAAGGAATGCTTCTCCCTGTAcgacaagaaacaaaaaggcaagATCAAAGCCAGCGACCTGATGGCCGTGATGCGGTGCCTGGGAGCCAGCCCGACGCCAGGGGAGGTGCAGAGGCACCTTCACCTGCACGAGATCG AGCGAAATGCAGAACTGGACTTCTCCACTTTCCTGAATATAATGTACAGGCAAACGAAGCAGGAGGAGCCCGAGAAGGAAATCCTCACGGCCTTGTCCATGATAGACAGGCAGAAGAGAGGGGTCATCGCTGTCTCGGAGCTGAGGGCCAAGCTGACAAACTTGGGAGAAAAACTCTCCGAGGAAGAAG tTGATGATCTGCTAAAAGAGGCTAAAATCGGACCAAATGGaacaataaaatatgaagaatttgCCCACACCATTTGTATTCCTACAGTCGActactga
- the CLN6 gene encoding ceroid-lipofuscinosis neuronal protein 6 isoform X2 has translation MERLHLGWTRPCSAEVEDRTIFREEDEDLQTSARTAQVLGGDADLEPPPCLLRDLLPDPRHGAVKTEDNFKSSQFHLDLWFYFTLQNWVLDFGRPIAMIILPLEWFPLNKPSAGDYFHMAYNVITPFLLLKLIERSPKTLPRSMVYVSIIMFVMGASIHLVGDSVNHRLIFSGYQHHLSVRENPIIKNLKPETLIDSFELLYYYDEYLGHSMWYIPFFLILFIYFTGCFTPVEDESRMPVAALLLMGPSSLYYWYLVTEGQIFILYIFTFFAMMALVMHQKRKGLVLDSNGLFLFYSFIITLVLIAVWVIWLWNDKILRKKYPGVIYIPEPWAFYTLHMNNLHAGKESL, from the exons ATGGAAAGACTTCATTTGGGTTGGACcaggccctgctctgcagaggtAGAGGACAGAACGATCTTCAGAGAGGAGGATGAAG ATCTCCAAACATCTGCCAGGACAGCGCAGGTTTTGGGTGGGGACGCAGACCTGgagcctcctccctgcctcctcagGGACCTGTTGCCTGACCCCAG GCATGGAGCTGTCAAGACCGAGGACAACTTCAAGAGCTCCCAGTTTCACCTCGATCTCTGGTTCTACTTCACGCTGCAGAACTGGGTGCTGGACTTCGGCCGTCCCATTGCTATG aTAATCCTGCCTTTGGAGTGGTTTCCTCTAAACAAACCGAGTGCTGGAGATTATTTTCACATGGCTTACAACGTTATCACACCATTTCTTCTGCTAAAG CTCATCGAACGCTCCCCTAAGACCTTGCCACGCTCCATGGTGTACGTCAGCATCATCATGTTCGTCATGGGAGCAAGCATCCACCTGGTTGGGGACTCCGTAAACCATCGCCTGATTTTCAGCGGCTACCAGCACCATCTGTCTGTAAGGGAGAACCCAATCATCAAGAACCTGAAGCCAGAGACACTG ATTGATTCCTTTGAGCTGCTGTACTACTACGACGAATATTTAGGTCACTCGATGTG GTACATCCCTTTCTTTCTGATACTGTTCATATATTTCACCGGCTGCTTCACTCCTGTTGAAGATGAGAGCAGGATGCCAGTGGCTGCCTTGCTTCTGATGGGGCCGAGCAGCCTTTATTACTG GTATCTCGTGACAGAGGGGCAGATCTTCATCCTCtacattttcactttctttgccATGATGGCTTTGGTGATGCACCAGAAACGCAAAGGACTCGTCCTGGACAGCAATGGGCTTTTCCTCTTCTACTCGTTCATCATAACGCTGGTCCTCATTGCTGTCTGGGTGATTTGGCTGTGGAACGACAAAATCCTCAGGAAGAAGTACCCTGGCGTGATCTATATCCCCGAGCCATGGGCTTTTTACACCCTGCACATGAACAACCTCCACgcaggaaaggaaagtttataa
- the CLN6 gene encoding ceroid-lipofuscinosis neuronal protein 6 isoform X3 yields MLQRSRVSHVFGGSPASCRLSPSLSREPRLLRASTASPQEPQLSGAVLAHPGHRGLCGAPPPCPTLDLQTSARTAQVLGGDADLEPPPCLLRDLLPDPRHGAVKTEDNFKSSQFHLDLWFYFTLQNWVLDFGRPIAMIILPLEWFPLNKPSAGDYFHMAYNVITPFLLLKIDSFELLYYYDEYLGHSMWYIPFFLILFIYFTGCFTPVEDESRMPVAALLLMGPSSLYYWYLVTEGQIFILYIFTFFAMMALVMHQKRKGLVLDSNGLFLFYSFIITLVLIAVWVIWLWNDKILRKKYPGVIYIPEPWAFYTLHMNNLHAGKESL; encoded by the exons ATGCTGCAGCGGTCCAGGGTATCCCACGTGTTTGGGGGGTCCCCAGCCTCGTgcaggctcagccccagcttGTCGAGGGAACCCCGACTTCTCAGGGCTTCGACAGCTTCTCCCCAGGAACCCCAGCTCTCAGGGGCTGTCCTGGCTCACCCAGGACATCGAGGCTTGTGCGGGGCACCACCACCCTGCCCAACCCTTG ATCTCCAAACATCTGCCAGGACAGCGCAGGTTTTGGGTGGGGACGCAGACCTGgagcctcctccctgcctcctcagGGACCTGTTGCCTGACCCCAG GCATGGAGCTGTCAAGACCGAGGACAACTTCAAGAGCTCCCAGTTTCACCTCGATCTCTGGTTCTACTTCACGCTGCAGAACTGGGTGCTGGACTTCGGCCGTCCCATTGCTATG aTAATCCTGCCTTTGGAGTGGTTTCCTCTAAACAAACCGAGTGCTGGAGATTATTTTCACATGGCTTACAACGTTATCACACCATTTCTTCTGCTAAAG ATTGATTCCTTTGAGCTGCTGTACTACTACGACGAATATTTAGGTCACTCGATGTG GTACATCCCTTTCTTTCTGATACTGTTCATATATTTCACCGGCTGCTTCACTCCTGTTGAAGATGAGAGCAGGATGCCAGTGGCTGCCTTGCTTCTGATGGGGCCGAGCAGCCTTTATTACTG GTATCTCGTGACAGAGGGGCAGATCTTCATCCTCtacattttcactttctttgccATGATGGCTTTGGTGATGCACCAGAAACGCAAAGGACTCGTCCTGGACAGCAATGGGCTTTTCCTCTTCTACTCGTTCATCATAACGCTGGTCCTCATTGCTGTCTGGGTGATTTGGCTGTGGAACGACAAAATCCTCAGGAAGAAGTACCCTGGCGTGATCTATATCCCCGAGCCATGGGCTTTTTACACCCTGCACATGAACAACCTCCACgcaggaaaggaaagtttataa
- the CLN6 gene encoding ceroid-lipofuscinosis neuronal protein 6 isoform X5, with translation MGQFLLVMLCLLLSLEPQLRKCAADLQTSARTAQVLGGDADLEPPPCLLRDLLPDPRHGAVKTEDNFKSSQFHLDLWFYFTLQNWVLDFGRPIAMIILPLEWFPLNKPSAGDYFHMAYNVITPFLLLKLIERSPKTLPRSMVYVSIIMFVMGASIHLVGDSVNHRLIFSGYQHHLSVRENPIIKNLKPETLIDSFELLYYYDEYLGHSMWYIPFFLILFIYFTGCFTPVEDESRMPVAALLLMGPSSLYYWYLVTEGQIFILYIFTFFAMMALVMHQKRKGLVLDSNGLFLFYSFIITLVLIAVWVIWLWNDKILRKKYPGVIYIPEPWAFYTLHMNNLHAGKESL, from the exons ATGGGCCAGTTTTTACTCGTGATGCTTTGTCTCCTCCTCTCTTTGGAGCCTCAACTTCGTAAGTGTGCCGCAGATCTCCAAACATCTGCCAGGACAGCGCAGGTTTTGGGTGGGGACGCAGACCTGgagcctcctccctgcctcctcagGGACCTGTTGCCTGACCCCAG GCATGGAGCTGTCAAGACCGAGGACAACTTCAAGAGCTCCCAGTTTCACCTCGATCTCTGGTTCTACTTCACGCTGCAGAACTGGGTGCTGGACTTCGGCCGTCCCATTGCTATG aTAATCCTGCCTTTGGAGTGGTTTCCTCTAAACAAACCGAGTGCTGGAGATTATTTTCACATGGCTTACAACGTTATCACACCATTTCTTCTGCTAAAG CTCATCGAACGCTCCCCTAAGACCTTGCCACGCTCCATGGTGTACGTCAGCATCATCATGTTCGTCATGGGAGCAAGCATCCACCTGGTTGGGGACTCCGTAAACCATCGCCTGATTTTCAGCGGCTACCAGCACCATCTGTCTGTAAGGGAGAACCCAATCATCAAGAACCTGAAGCCAGAGACACTG ATTGATTCCTTTGAGCTGCTGTACTACTACGACGAATATTTAGGTCACTCGATGTG GTACATCCCTTTCTTTCTGATACTGTTCATATATTTCACCGGCTGCTTCACTCCTGTTGAAGATGAGAGCAGGATGCCAGTGGCTGCCTTGCTTCTGATGGGGCCGAGCAGCCTTTATTACTG GTATCTCGTGACAGAGGGGCAGATCTTCATCCTCtacattttcactttctttgccATGATGGCTTTGGTGATGCACCAGAAACGCAAAGGACTCGTCCTGGACAGCAATGGGCTTTTCCTCTTCTACTCGTTCATCATAACGCTGGTCCTCATTGCTGTCTGGGTGATTTGGCTGTGGAACGACAAAATCCTCAGGAAGAAGTACCCTGGCGTGATCTATATCCCCGAGCCATGGGCTTTTTACACCCTGCACATGAACAACCTCCACgcaggaaaggaaagtttataa
- the CALML4 gene encoding calmodulin-like protein 4 isoform X1, whose protein sequence is MAAGYLLQPCLATQGWRTLALLHTERSSRPSPQPETHGRPQNNEFKECFSLYDKKQKGKIKASDLMAVMRCLGASPTPGEVQRHLHLHEIERNAELDFSTFLNIMYRQTKQEEPEKEILTALSMIDRQKRGVIAVSELRAKLTNLGEKLSEEEVDDLLKEAKIGPNGTIKYEEFAHTICIPTVDY, encoded by the exons ATGGCAGCGGGGTATTTATTACAGCCCTGCCTCGCCACCCAGGGCTGGCGGACTTTAGCCCTGCTCCACACCGAACGCAGCAGCCGCCCGTCCCCACAGCCTGAAACACACGGAAGGCCCCAAAACAATG AGTTCAAGGAATGCTTCTCCCTGTAcgacaagaaacaaaaaggcaagATCAAAGCCAGCGACCTGATGGCCGTGATGCGGTGCCTGGGAGCCAGCCCGACGCCAGGGGAGGTGCAGAGGCACCTTCACCTGCACGAGATCG AGCGAAATGCAGAACTGGACTTCTCCACTTTCCTGAATATAATGTACAGGCAAACGAAGCAGGAGGAGCCCGAGAAGGAAATCCTCACGGCCTTGTCCATGATAGACAGGCAGAAGAGAGGGGTCATCGCTGTCTCGGAGCTGAGGGCCAAGCTGACAAACTTGGGAGAAAAACTCTCCGAGGAAGAAG tTGATGATCTGCTAAAAGAGGCTAAAATCGGACCAAATGGaacaataaaatatgaagaatttgCCCACACCATTTGTATTCCTACAGTCGActactga